The following proteins come from a genomic window of Pseudochaenichthys georgianus chromosome 19, fPseGeo1.2, whole genome shotgun sequence:
- the aldoab gene encoding aldolase a, fructose-bisphosphate, b, with protein sequence MPHAYPFLTPEQKKELSDIAHKIVATGKGILAADESTGSVAKRFQSINAENTEENRRLYRQLLFTADERIKPCIGGVILFHETMYQKTDDGKPFTQYLKERDMVVGIKVDKGVVPLAGTNGETTTQGLDGLYERCAQYKKDGADFAKWRSVLKITPTTPSRLAIIENANVLARYASICQMHGIVPIIEPEILPDGDHDLKRCQYVTEKVLAAVYKALSDHHVYLEGTLLKPNMVTAGHSCSHKYTNQEIAMATVTALRRTVPPAVTGITFLSGGQSEEEASVNLNAMNQCPLHRPWAVTFSYGRALQASALKAWCGKTENGKACQEEFIKRALANNLACQGKYAPSGASAAGADSLFVANHAY encoded by the exons ATGCCTCACGCATACCCCTTCCTCACTCCTGAGCAGAAGAAGGAGCTCAGTGACATTGCTCACAAGATCGTCGCTACCGGCAAGGGTATCCTCGCCGCAGACGAGTCTACCG GAAGCGTGGCCAAGCGTTTCCAGAGCATCAATGCTGAGAACACCGAGGAGAACAGGAGGCTGTACCGCCAGCTCCTCTTCACCGCTGATGAACGCATCAAGCCTTGCATTGGAGGCGTTATCCTCTTCCACGAGACCATGTACCAGAAGACCGACGACGGCAAGCCCTTCACCCAGTATCtcaaggagagagacatggtgGTGGGCATCAAGGTCGACAAAGGTGTTGTCCCCCTGGCCGGAACCAACGGCGAGACAACCACCCAGG GTCTTGATGGACTGTATGAGCGTTGCGCCCAGTACAAGAAGGATGGTGCTGACTTCGCCAAGTGGCGCTCTGTGCTGAAGATCACCCCCACCACTCCTTCCAGGCTGGCCATCATTGAGAATGCCAATGTCCTGGCCCGTTATGCCAGCATCTGCCAGATG CACGGCATCGTCCCCATCATCGAGCCTGAGATCCTCCCCGACGGTGACCATGACCTGAAGCGCTGCCAGTACGTCACTGAGAAGGTCCTGGCTGCCGTCTACAAGGCCCTGTCCGACCACCACGTCTACCTGGAGGGAACACTGCTCAAGCCCAACATGGTTACCGCCGGACACTCCTGCTCACACAAATACACCAACCAGGAGATCGCCATGGCCACCGTTACTGCCCTGCGTCGCACTGTGCCCCCCGCAGTCACTG GCATTACCTTCCTGTCTGGTGGCCAGAGTGAGGAGGAGGCCTCTGTCAATCTGAACGCCATGAACCAGTGCCCTCTGCACAGGCCCTGGGCCGTGACCTTCTCATACGGCCGTGCCCTGCAGGCCTCTGCCCTCAAAGCTTGGTGCGGCAAGACGGAGAATGGAAAGGCATGCCAGGAGGAGTTCATCAAGAGAGCTCTG GCTAACAACCTGGCCTGCCAGGGCAAATATGCTCCCTCTGGAGCCAGTGCTGCCGGCGCAGACTCCCTGTTCGTGGCCAACCACGCTTATTAA
- the LOC117464598 gene encoding LOW QUALITY PROTEIN: chymotrypsin-like protease CTRL-1 (The sequence of the model RefSeq protein was modified relative to this genomic sequence to represent the inferred CDS: inserted 1 base in 1 codon), translating into MAAWTVWTLLMCAGLTGQGSKAQDCGVAPLNTRVVGGGNATAGSWPWQVSMHNIGQRHFCGGTLISDQWVLTAAHCIISVTPSSYTLYFGRETQSGPNVHEVXTQIIVHPDYNNTLFNNDIALMTLSSAVSFNDYIRPVCLASNSSQFHNSTSCWSTGWGLLGKNEALPSAYSLQEVQVPVIGGKQCGCIYRSDINITNEMICAGQENKGICQGDSGGPLQCKQASMWIQSGIASFGIPCATAGFPEVYARVSEFETWIIDQVAGAKVNFVTFTSNGTDQDNSFECRSSPTKAPNTTSTATTVFTELTLIVIVGTVLLQHTVAP; encoded by the exons ATGGCAGCCTGGACGGTGTGGACGCTCCTGATGTGTGCAGGCCTCACTGGGCAAG GCTCAAAGGCGCAGG ATTGTGGAGTAGCACCCCTGAACACGAGGGTAGTTGGTGGTGGAAATGCCACAGCCGGGTCATGGCCCTGGCAGGTCAGCATGCACAATATAGGGCAACGTCACTTCTGTGGAGGGACCCTCATCAGTGACCAGTGGGTCCTCACAGCAGCCCACTGCATTATAAG TGTCACACCTAGTTCATATACTCTCTACTTTGGAAGAGAGACTCAGTCCGGACCTAATGTTCATGAGG AAACGCAGATCATCGTCCATCCGGACTACAATAACACATTGTTTAACAACGACATCGCACTGATGACGCTCAGCAGCGCAGTCAGTTTCAATGACTACATCAGACCTGTATGCCTGGCGAGTAACTCCAGCCAGTTTCACAACTCCACCTCCTGCTGGAGCACAGGTTGGGGCCTACTAGGAAAGAATG AGGCCTTACCGAGCGCTTACTCGCTGCAAGAGGTTCAGGTTCCTGTCATTGGAGGAAAGCAGTGCGGTTGCATCTACCGCTCAGACATTAACATCACTAATGAAATGATTTGTGCGGGACAAGAGAACAAAGGCATATGTCAG GGGGACTCCGGTGGTCCTTTGCAATGCAAACAAGCCTCAATGTGGATCCAGTCTGGCATCGCCAGTTTTGGAATACCGTGTGCTACAGCTGGTTTCCCTGAAGTCTACGCCCGAGTGTCTGAGTTCGAGACTTGGATAATAGATCAAGTAGCGGGCGCGAAGGTAAACTTTGTGACTTTCACCTCCAACGGCACTGACCAAGACAACAGTTTCGAGTGTCGCAGTTCACCCACAAAGGCTCCAAATACGACTTCCACAGCAACAACTGTTTTTACTGAGCTTACATTGATTGTCATTGTTGGGACAGTGCTCCTGCAGCACACTGTAGCTCCATAG